A single window of Metallosphaera hakonensis JCM 8857 = DSM 7519 DNA harbors:
- the cutA gene encoding glyceraldehyde dehydrogenase subunit alpha: MSYSGKSVKRLYDDKFVTGRSTYVDDIKTNALYAGFVRSNMAHGKIKAINVDDAMKMNGVVAVFTGNELNQIIKGGIGPWTTYIDPRPWKIPLWRFAQGETKYNGEPVAMVIASDKYTAEDAVKAINVEIEPLDAVIGMDEAKQDKVLVHKELGTNFGFVGDFNAGDADKALSSADRKVEVEIANNRLIPSPMEPRGIISQYDGVNLTIWYSTQIPHFARSEFSRIFGLPESRIRVVMPDVGGGFGSKAHIIPEELAVIAASMRLGKAVRWTATRTEEMMATNSRHNVFKGEIGFKNDGTLVAIKGTLDVELGAYLTYTEGLQPTIIPPMIPGPYRVRDLAIKSRAIYTNTIPITMYRGASRPEATFIIERIISTVADELGMDDVEVRLRNLVREDQMPYTNPFGLKYDTGDYPTLLKEGVRVMEYQKMKEWAAEERKKGKKVGVGLAYYLEICGFGPYEFSETRVTDDGSVIVSIGGTPHGQGTETAIAQLVADELQIPIERIKITWGDSEAVPAGTGTYGSRTLAIAGSAAISSSRQVLEKMKRVAARSMKADVEEIDYKNGEFVHKKDGRKMTWNEVAKEAYSGREPGLSASVMLEGDVTFPYGVHMAVVEVDDYGIARVKEYRAYDDIGRVINPALAEGQVHGGGTQAVGQALYELAIINENGQLAVTYADYYVPTAVEAPKFKSYFAEKYHPSAYLTKSKGVGEASLIVGPAAIVRALEDATGKRFNKTPVTPEDILK, from the coding sequence ATGAGCTACAGCGGAAAGTCCGTTAAAAGATTATATGACGATAAGTTTGTTACAGGCCGAAGCACATATGTGGACGATATAAAGACCAATGCGCTTTACGCCGGCTTTGTGAGGAGTAATATGGCCCACGGAAAAATCAAGGCAATCAACGTTGACGATGCCATGAAGATGAATGGAGTAGTAGCAGTATTCACAGGAAATGAGCTGAATCAAATTATCAAGGGTGGAATAGGACCTTGGACCACATATATTGACCCTAGACCTTGGAAAATTCCGCTATGGAGATTCGCACAGGGAGAGACCAAGTATAATGGGGAACCGGTTGCAATGGTGATAGCCAGCGATAAATACACTGCCGAAGACGCAGTGAAGGCTATAAACGTAGAGATCGAGCCCTTGGACGCTGTGATTGGCATGGATGAGGCCAAACAGGACAAGGTTCTGGTTCACAAGGAACTAGGTACCAACTTTGGATTCGTTGGAGATTTCAATGCTGGGGACGCCGATAAGGCACTCTCATCGGCTGACAGGAAAGTAGAGGTGGAGATAGCTAATAACAGATTGATCCCGTCACCTATGGAACCCAGGGGAATCATTTCTCAGTATGATGGAGTTAACTTAACAATATGGTACTCCACCCAGATCCCTCATTTCGCGAGATCAGAATTCAGCAGAATCTTTGGGTTACCTGAAAGTAGGATAAGAGTAGTCATGCCGGATGTAGGTGGAGGATTTGGAAGTAAGGCCCACATAATACCAGAGGAGCTTGCGGTCATAGCAGCTTCCATGAGACTGGGGAAGGCGGTAAGATGGACAGCAACTAGAACTGAGGAGATGATGGCAACCAATTCAAGACATAACGTATTCAAGGGAGAGATAGGATTCAAGAATGACGGAACCTTAGTTGCAATAAAGGGTACGCTGGACGTGGAACTCGGGGCTTACCTAACTTACACTGAGGGACTTCAACCCACTATTATACCTCCCATGATTCCAGGTCCCTATAGAGTGAGGGACTTAGCCATAAAAAGCAGGGCAATATACACCAATACTATACCCATTACCATGTACAGGGGTGCCAGTAGACCTGAGGCTACATTTATAATTGAGAGAATAATTAGCACGGTTGCCGACGAACTTGGAATGGATGACGTTGAAGTTAGGCTGAGAAACCTGGTGAGAGAAGACCAAATGCCCTACACAAATCCGTTTGGCCTCAAGTATGACACTGGAGATTACCCCACCCTTCTCAAGGAAGGAGTCAGGGTAATGGAATATCAAAAGATGAAGGAGTGGGCTGCTGAGGAAAGGAAGAAGGGGAAGAAAGTTGGGGTTGGGCTAGCCTACTACCTTGAGATCTGTGGATTTGGACCCTACGAGTTCTCCGAGACCAGGGTAACAGACGACGGTAGCGTCATAGTGTCCATTGGTGGAACTCCCCACGGTCAAGGTACGGAGACTGCTATTGCACAATTGGTTGCAGATGAGTTGCAGATACCCATAGAGAGGATCAAGATAACATGGGGAGATAGCGAAGCTGTACCAGCGGGAACAGGTACATATGGCTCTAGGACTCTGGCCATAGCTGGAAGCGCAGCAATTTCTTCAAGCAGGCAAGTCCTAGAAAAGATGAAACGTGTGGCTGCTAGGTCAATGAAGGCCGACGTGGAGGAGATAGATTACAAAAACGGTGAATTCGTCCATAAGAAGGATGGAAGGAAAATGACGTGGAATGAGGTGGCTAAAGAGGCGTACTCAGGGAGAGAGCCAGGATTATCGGCCAGCGTAATGCTGGAGGGTGATGTAACGTTCCCGTATGGAGTACATATGGCAGTTGTGGAGGTAGACGACTATGGTATAGCGAGAGTAAAGGAATACAGAGCCTACGACGATATTGGGAGAGTAATAAACCCGGCTCTGGCTGAAGGTCAAGTACACGGTGGCGGAACCCAGGCCGTAGGACAGGCACTTTATGAACTTGCCATCATAAATGAGAACGGGCAACTCGCGGTGACGTATGCCGATTATTACGTTCCTACAGCAGTTGAAGCACCGAAATTTAAGAGCTATTTCGCTGAGAAATATCATCCCTCAGCATACCTTACCAAGAGCAAAGGTGTAGGAGAGGCCTCGCTAATCGTAGGGCCCGCTGCTATAGTAAGAGCCCTAGAAGACGCCACTGGAAAGAGATTTAACAAAACTCCGGTAACACCAGAGGATATTCTGAAATAA
- a CDS encoding rubrerythrin family protein, giving the protein MKSLKGTKTEQNFKHGFMGEAMANRRYLYFAKKADEEGFPELAGLLRSIAEGETAHAFGHLDFIRQGGSVDPATDKPIGTIEEMLESAIAGETYEWTQMYPGFAKTAREEGFDEAGEWFETLARAEKSHAEKFQNALKMVKGS; this is encoded by the coding sequence ATGAAGAGCCTTAAAGGGACCAAAACAGAACAAAACTTCAAGCATGGATTTATGGGAGAAGCAATGGCTAACAGAAGGTATCTCTATTTCGCTAAGAAGGCTGATGAAGAGGGATTCCCAGAACTGGCCGGCCTCCTGAGAAGCATTGCTGAAGGGGAAACAGCTCATGCGTTTGGACACCTCGATTTCATAAGACAAGGTGGTTCAGTGGATCCAGCTACCGACAAGCCCATAGGAACAATAGAGGAAATGTTGGAGTCAGCAATAGCCGGAGAAACCTACGAGTGGACTCAGATGTACCCCGGTTTTGCAAAGACCGCAAGAGAGGAAGGTTTTGACGAGGCCGGAGAGTGGTTCGAGACCCTAGCCAGGGCTGAGAAGAGCCACGCTGAGAAGTTCCAGAACGCACTTAAGATGGTAAAAGGGAGCTAA
- a CDS encoding heterodisulfide reductase-related iron-sulfur binding cluster — MYTLNKDNSSFFDSNKLQSEFIRQASVCHGCRLCFNYCPSFPKMFQYTDKKGPTKLTLEDLFDVASDCFHCNMCFVNCPYTPPHEFNMDFPHLMAWAWLYYKSKTGLSLRDRLFEMLDAATLVRPIAKKFLDGGKEFMGISPDAPSLRLADRGFLKSVKPKKISNPVAKVVLFHTCLVENFYPEIGEDLVEVFNALNIEVAVDNFPCCGAPMLDVGDADRLKKNAERNYRMLMEYVNKGYDIVSPIPTCTLFLTKEYKYVLDREPIKVYDSMEYLMKLKKEGKIDWKGEIPKNVFYHTPCHLKHLKVGLPGVQAMRSLKLKVDISNMGCSGIDGGWGLRNYGKAKAVGAKMMEAFANSKADILATECPLAGLQIEKASGRKAVHPISLLKEVIKNNSGK, encoded by the coding sequence TTGTATACCTTAAATAAAGATAATTCCTCTTTTTTCGATTCTAATAAATTACAATCAGAATTCATAAGACAGGCTAGCGTATGTCATGGATGTAGGTTATGTTTTAATTACTGTCCTTCCTTCCCAAAAATGTTTCAATACACGGATAAGAAGGGACCCACAAAGCTTACCTTGGAGGACCTCTTTGACGTAGCATCGGACTGCTTTCACTGCAACATGTGCTTCGTCAACTGTCCCTATACCCCGCCCCATGAGTTCAATATGGATTTCCCACATCTCATGGCATGGGCCTGGTTATACTACAAGAGTAAAACAGGTCTCTCTTTAAGGGACAGACTCTTCGAGATGTTAGACGCTGCTACTTTGGTTAGACCCATAGCTAAGAAGTTTCTTGATGGCGGAAAGGAGTTCATGGGTATAAGCCCTGATGCGCCATCACTGAGATTGGCTGATAGGGGCTTCCTAAAGAGCGTCAAGCCGAAGAAAATAAGCAATCCAGTAGCCAAAGTAGTACTCTTCCATACTTGCCTAGTTGAAAACTTTTATCCTGAAATAGGTGAAGACCTAGTTGAGGTATTCAACGCCTTAAACATTGAAGTAGCTGTTGATAACTTCCCGTGTTGTGGAGCTCCAATGCTTGACGTTGGTGATGCTGATAGATTGAAGAAAAATGCCGAGAGGAACTACCGCATGTTAATGGAATATGTCAATAAAGGTTACGATATAGTGTCCCCTATACCTACCTGCACTCTTTTCTTAACCAAGGAGTACAAATACGTTCTAGATAGGGAGCCAATCAAGGTTTATGATTCCATGGAATACTTGATGAAGTTAAAGAAAGAGGGTAAAATTGATTGGAAGGGAGAAATCCCCAAGAACGTGTTCTATCATACCCCGTGCCATCTGAAACACCTTAAGGTAGGTCTGCCAGGCGTTCAGGCCATGAGATCTCTCAAGCTTAAGGTGGACATTTCGAACATGGGTTGTTCTGGGATTGATGGAGGATGGGGATTAAGGAATTACGGAAAAGCTAAGGCAGTTGGGGCAAAGATGATGGAGGCCTTCGCCAATAGTAAGGCCGATATTTTAGCTACGGAATGTCCTTTAGCAGGTCTTCAAATAGAGAAGGCCTCGGGAAGGAAGGCCGTTCATCCCATCTCGCTCCTGAAAGAGGTGATCAAAAATAATTCAGGTAAATGA
- a CDS encoding DUF3501 family protein — protein sequence MIQVNEILPWKEYEKIRLERVRRSAQLKRGRRIELGDRLSILFENKDTVLQQIQEMVYLDRLSRPEDIKREIEIYSSILPCNGKIKASLYIYAENEEDLRKVFRTLPKIYDSIFLKIGDKLIKGEPEAGREQGDEFSTVQFLTFDLENSRDTNMEVLVVHENYRIRAKVDENLAKQLIEEAYQEC from the coding sequence ATAATTCAGGTAAATGAAATTCTTCCTTGGAAGGAATACGAGAAAATTAGACTTGAGAGAGTCAGAAGGTCAGCTCAATTAAAGAGAGGAAGGAGAATAGAGCTAGGAGACAGGTTATCAATCCTTTTTGAGAACAAGGATACTGTGCTTCAACAAATCCAAGAGATGGTCTATCTAGATAGACTGAGCAGACCTGAAGACATAAAGAGAGAAATAGAAATCTATAGTTCCATACTTCCCTGTAATGGGAAGATTAAGGCTAGCCTTTATATCTATGCGGAGAACGAGGAGGACCTGAGAAAAGTCTTTAGAACTTTGCCAAAAATCTATGACAGTATTTTTCTGAAGATAGGTGATAAACTAATTAAGGGAGAACCTGAAGCGGGAAGGGAACAGGGAGACGAGTTCAGCACGGTACAATTTCTAACATTTGATCTAGAGAACTCCAGGGACACAAACATGGAGGTCCTTGTGGTTCACGAAAATTATAGGATTAGAGCTAAAGTAGATGAAAACCTAGCGAAACAACTGATTGAAGAAGCCTACCAAGAATGCTAG
- a CDS encoding DUF1404 domain-containing protein, translated as MISYKSKFFYLATSVAIVVFTVNPLTLQVLRENPLILMVSHYSLYFAGILAGFSLFRFSKILVIPAVIPPILFHLPYFFVESGVNLSWTFVDYASMILGGLLLGGTLKQIGNVIKGALFVLYMIGDTTLGVLLILGYPVYSPPDVPFSPYTVSQLVEVSYLMFGIMNAILFGVLGYTLRKLLN; from the coding sequence ATGATAAGTTACAAGTCAAAATTTTTTTATCTTGCTACTTCTGTAGCAATTGTTGTTTTTACTGTAAATCCCTTGACCCTTCAAGTTCTTCGAGAAAATCCTCTTATTTTGATGGTATCGCATTACTCTCTATATTTTGCTGGGATTTTAGCAGGATTCTCCCTTTTTAGGTTCAGTAAAATCCTTGTTATACCTGCAGTTATTCCGCCAATATTGTTTCATTTACCTTACTTTTTTGTGGAGTCTGGGGTGAACCTTTCATGGACATTCGTGGACTACGCTTCAATGATACTTGGTGGACTCCTTCTTGGAGGAACTCTAAAACAAATTGGAAATGTAATAAAGGGTGCTCTCTTCGTACTCTACATGATTGGAGATACTACATTGGGTGTCTTACTCATCTTAGGATATCCGGTCTATTCTCCTCCAGACGTACCTTTCTCTCCATATACTGTTAGTCAGTTAGTAGAAGTTTCCTATCTCATGTTCGGAATAATGAACGCTATACTTTTCGGAGTACTGGGATATACTCTAAGGAAATTACTAAATTAG
- the soxC gene encoding proton pump complex cytochrome B SoxC: MTETQEKKKGLIDQILDRVGVTEAPFFKTPDYMYNISYWLGAMVSGAFIYTVITGLFLLLYYMPANPYPQTQAIINTVPFGSVILFSHLYGAYIMIILAYIHMFRNFYKGAYKKPRELQWVTGVLLLALTMGASFFGYSLVSDVLGVNAINIGESLLVGTGFPGATTIANWLFGPGGDAATASNPLVKSQLFDRLLGWHIIMVFLIGVLFGIHFLMSERYGMTPSAKEKPKVPAFYTKEEWSKFNEWWPRNVVYMLSIVLMTWGIILFVPDLLANINGLPIVINPYPAPEPGTAAALSTQPYPPWFFLFLYKFVDFELPNGQAMSPAQALSILTVLLLVIILMPFFENSEYMFLRNRKFWTWIMTVAWVSLIELSVWGYLAPGVPAPTSQQIEILGIPAVIIGIVILATGRQKSTKSSPSLNTPETVPKIGPTSILGTAVASLLFAGSFGMWLMHPAMINMVMMFPLGALAGFMIYRMASGMRVKVSRTTGTLSWEEVKFRKTIAIFALPAILVVTAIQTAIMWKLPFVGPQATYAGMDLGILLFLWGIAIQLYHYIVYVR, translated from the coding sequence ATGACCGAAACCCAAGAAAAGAAGAAGGGATTAATCGATCAAATCTTAGATAGAGTAGGAGTAACTGAGGCTCCGTTTTTCAAAACACCCGATTACATGTACAACATCTCCTATTGGCTTGGAGCTATGGTCTCTGGAGCTTTCATTTATACAGTGATTACGGGTCTCTTTCTGCTTTTGTATTACATGCCCGCTAATCCTTACCCCCAGACCCAGGCCATTATAAATACCGTCCCCTTTGGCTCCGTTATTTTGTTTAGTCATCTTTACGGGGCCTACATAATGATCATCCTAGCATACATTCACATGTTTAGGAACTTCTACAAGGGTGCATATAAGAAGCCCAGGGAGCTACAGTGGGTGACCGGTGTCCTTCTCTTAGCATTAACCATGGGAGCTTCGTTCTTCGGATACAGCCTTGTAAGCGATGTTTTGGGAGTTAATGCGATAAACATTGGGGAGAGTCTTCTTGTGGGTACTGGATTCCCTGGTGCGACTACAATTGCAAACTGGCTATTTGGACCCGGAGGAGATGCGGCAACAGCAAGTAATCCCCTAGTCAAGTCTCAACTTTTCGATAGACTTCTAGGATGGCACATTATAATGGTGTTTCTGATAGGTGTCCTATTTGGCATTCACTTCCTGATGTCTGAAAGATATGGAATGACGCCATCTGCAAAGGAGAAACCCAAGGTTCCGGCATTTTACACCAAGGAGGAGTGGTCCAAGTTTAATGAATGGTGGCCAAGAAACGTTGTATATATGCTTTCAATTGTGCTTATGACTTGGGGAATAATCCTTTTCGTACCCGATCTTCTAGCCAACATAAACGGACTACCAATAGTAATTAATCCTTACCCAGCTCCAGAACCAGGTACCGCAGCTGCCTTATCAACCCAACCATATCCACCTTGGTTCTTCCTTTTCCTGTATAAGTTCGTGGACTTTGAGCTTCCCAATGGGCAGGCTATGAGTCCGGCCCAGGCTCTATCCATATTGACAGTCCTACTTCTAGTCATAATCCTTATGCCTTTCTTCGAAAACAGCGAGTATATGTTCCTTAGGAACAGAAAGTTCTGGACATGGATTATGACCGTGGCATGGGTGTCCCTCATAGAATTAAGTGTATGGGGATATCTGGCTCCAGGAGTTCCCGCTCCAACATCTCAGCAGATTGAAATCTTAGGGATACCAGCGGTAATAATTGGAATAGTTATTCTTGCAACGGGGAGACAAAAAAGCACAAAGTCCTCACCTTCTCTTAATACACCTGAAACTGTTCCAAAAATTGGGCCAACATCCATACTGGGTACTGCCGTAGCGTCGTTGCTATTTGCAGGTAGCTTCGGGATGTGGCTAATGCATCCAGCTATGATCAATATGGTAATGATGTTTCCACTGGGAGCTTTAGCAGGTTTCATGATATATAGAATGGCCTCCGGTATGAGAGTAAAGGTTTCAAGAACAACGGGTACTCTAAGTTGGGAGGAGGTTAAGTTCAGAAAGACCATTGCCATATTCGCTCTTCCCGCAATTCTAGTGGTAACTGCGATACAGACTGCCATAATGTGGAAGTTGCCTTTCGTGGGACCACAAGCAACCTATGCAGGTATGGATCTAGGGATTTTGCTTTTCCTTTGGGGGATAGCGATTCAGCTTTATCATTACATCGTGTATGTAAGGTGA
- the soxB gene encoding proton pump complex quinol oxidase subunit SoxB — MVSSYLSVFSPSKVKSVLFPSTTSGVIWQYFAGSLAWLAIVGMAAMNLRTYLTYPANNPEVGVTYYAFLTLHGWSAMLGLVPFAAISVIAYSMYKDGMSIRRTKLMSSMFWIANAGLIFALLGGPDMGWYMYPPLAIEDNSNFHAFLNYHGPLMGIAYLALAISSLAQTIATVNLVSDAYATKPKGQKLGIFSAYGVAFAVIIALTLPALTAGELWYTLNILAGVPINTLLWLVLFWFYGHPVVYYVPFPLFGALYYFVPKFSGRPLFSEKWARWNIYLLAIGSMLIWVHHLQTFPIPVPVRLWINLSTLVLASGSGLTVLNLGLTVLTSKGYNFKDPVGMATLMALIGFILGGVQAVPLPMFPINPIVHNTYYVVGHFHLVIWTLILMGFTAVFLDLLRTMRPGFDYSKSASKIMNAGILIWTIPFVIVGYLMSMEGYMGMLRRVIAYPTTFYPYNLSISLLAEIGIAGIVMTIGSALVEFLTYSSSRTIGVSANTSTPSISLAIQEEKGEIFNNFKLSLNNNVNGKTSQLRRLK, encoded by the coding sequence ATGGTTTCAAGTTATCTTAGTGTTTTTTCTCCATCTAAAGTGAAGTCTGTCCTATTTCCATCAACTACTTCAGGAGTGATTTGGCAATACTTCGCCGGTTCCTTGGCTTGGCTGGCCATAGTGGGAATGGCTGCAATGAACTTAAGGACATATTTGACCTATCCGGCTAACAACCCTGAGGTAGGCGTAACGTATTATGCCTTTCTGACTTTACACGGCTGGTCAGCTATGTTGGGGTTGGTGCCATTTGCTGCGATATCGGTAATAGCTTATTCCATGTACAAGGATGGAATGTCCATTAGGAGGACTAAACTCATGAGCTCCATGTTCTGGATCGCCAACGCAGGATTAATTTTCGCATTGCTTGGAGGCCCGGACATGGGTTGGTATATGTACCCGCCACTGGCTATTGAGGACAACTCCAATTTCCATGCATTCCTTAACTATCACGGCCCATTGATGGGTATAGCTTATTTGGCATTGGCAATCAGTTCCTTAGCCCAGACAATAGCTACTGTGAATCTAGTTAGCGACGCCTATGCAACTAAACCCAAGGGTCAGAAACTTGGGATCTTCTCAGCTTACGGAGTCGCCTTTGCCGTGATTATCGCCTTAACCTTACCAGCTTTAACTGCTGGAGAACTTTGGTACACATTAAATATTCTGGCAGGAGTTCCCATAAATACCCTTCTTTGGTTAGTCCTCTTCTGGTTCTATGGACACCCAGTGGTCTACTACGTGCCTTTTCCTCTATTCGGTGCTCTTTACTACTTTGTACCCAAGTTTTCGGGTAGGCCACTCTTCAGCGAGAAATGGGCTAGGTGGAATATTTACCTCCTGGCAATTGGATCCATGTTAATCTGGGTTCACCATCTTCAGACTTTCCCTATCCCAGTTCCGGTTAGGCTCTGGATAAACCTTTCAACATTGGTTTTGGCATCAGGTTCAGGACTCACAGTCCTTAACCTCGGACTCACAGTCTTAACCAGTAAGGGCTATAATTTCAAGGATCCTGTGGGAATGGCCACTCTAATGGCGTTAATAGGTTTCATTCTAGGTGGAGTACAAGCTGTTCCATTGCCTATGTTCCCCATAAACCCTATCGTCCACAATACCTACTACGTAGTGGGTCACTTCCACTTAGTTATATGGACGTTAATATTGATGGGGTTCACGGCCGTGTTCCTAGATCTCCTGAGGACCATGAGGCCTGGATTTGATTATAGTAAGTCGGCGTCAAAAATAATGAATGCGGGGATACTTATCTGGACGATTCCCTTTGTTATAGTGGGCTATCTCATGAGCATGGAAGGGTATATGGGTATGTTGAGAAGGGTGATAGCGTATCCCACTACTTTCTACCCCTATAATCTTTCCATATCGCTACTGGCGGAAATAGGTATTGCGGGGATAGTCATGACAATAGGATCCGCGTTAGTAGAGTTCCTGACGTATTCTAGCTCTAGGACCATTGGAGTTTCTGCGAATACATCGACTCCTTCAATCTCACTGGCAATACAAGAAGAAAAGGGAGAAATTTTTAATAATTTCAAACTTAGTCTTAATAACAACGTAAACGGTAAAACTTCTCAACTCAGGAGGTTGAAGTAA
- the soxA gene encoding proton pump complex quinol oxidase subunit SoxA: MLIMVAVFFSWSVIEVTNGSSTSIRYGLPLFSGLPEQAQVAVKAFESSPPANRTSEVINGILVVNMTAKQNGTFSDVFVPNVIVAQPGEPITIILNSPQVITGFFIRLPDGVVNVNAIPNEPSYVYFVAPTHPGNYTWREPELAGYDFSYMTGTLEVL; the protein is encoded by the coding sequence ATGTTAATAATGGTAGCGGTCTTCTTCTCGTGGTCAGTGATAGAGGTTACCAATGGTTCCAGCACAAGCATAAGGTATGGGCTTCCCCTGTTTTCAGGGCTACCGGAACAGGCGCAAGTAGCGGTAAAGGCATTCGAAAGTTCACCACCAGCAAATAGAACCTCAGAGGTCATAAACGGAATACTGGTAGTAAATATGACAGCGAAACAGAACGGTACCTTTTCTGATGTCTTTGTGCCCAACGTGATCGTAGCTCAGCCCGGTGAGCCCATTACCATTATTCTCAACTCACCTCAGGTAATTACCGGATTCTTCATAAGGCTCCCAGATGGAGTAGTGAACGTGAATGCCATACCCAATGAGCCAAGTTACGTTTACTTTGTTGCCCCAACTCACCCTGGGAATTACACTTGGAGAGAACCCGAGTTAGCCGGGTATGATTTCTCCTACATGACTGGTACTCTTGAGGTGTTATGA
- a CDS encoding Rieske 2Fe-2S domain-containing protein: MGRHFALKRDDFIFASRLIRKMRDPKTKFDERKFAEKGRDYLYNYAEEKVGPLNPGRRMFLKGILIGIGALAVASAVPVISYLNQPPVYIKNFPWIIIVDSDGNPIEASKLAVNDPSILLFQYPMEGDITFLLNMGDANDNPVSIPATTVVIPEDGSTYTFPGGVGPNNSIVAYSAICQHLGCQPPEIHFYPPKYLAPGGTVPNFLPPVAYQAAQSANAASVIHCDCHGSTYDPWKGAAVLTGPTQRPLPYVELYWDQNTDYLYAIGMNLRAPVIMGQPSDLASFAYLSSYNEQTGCPKMLLTKGQAPSQCYSKLNNEGDTFSS, encoded by the coding sequence ATGGGTAGGCATTTCGCTTTAAAGAGAGACGATTTTATCTTTGCCTCTAGACTGATAAGGAAGATGAGGGATCCAAAAACTAAATTTGATGAGAGGAAGTTTGCAGAGAAGGGTAGAGATTACCTATACAATTACGCTGAAGAAAAGGTAGGACCACTTAACCCAGGTAGGAGAATGTTCCTTAAGGGCATACTAATAGGGATAGGAGCTTTGGCAGTAGCTAGCGCCGTGCCTGTGATTTCCTATCTAAACCAACCTCCAGTGTACATAAAGAACTTCCCCTGGATTATAATAGTGGATTCTGATGGGAACCCAATAGAGGCAAGCAAGCTAGCTGTGAACGATCCATCCATTCTCCTATTCCAATACCCCATGGAAGGAGACATAACTTTCCTACTTAACATGGGAGATGCCAACGATAATCCGGTGTCAATACCTGCCACCACCGTGGTCATTCCTGAGGATGGAAGCACATACACCTTCCCAGGAGGGGTTGGGCCGAACAATTCAATAGTGGCGTATAGTGCAATTTGCCAACATCTAGGTTGTCAACCTCCCGAGATTCATTTCTATCCTCCGAAATACCTGGCACCAGGCGGCACAGTTCCGAACTTTTTACCGCCTGTAGCTTATCAGGCAGCCCAGAGCGCCAATGCAGCCTCGGTAATTCACTGCGATTGCCATGGCTCCACCTATGACCCTTGGAAAGGAGCAGCCGTGCTTACCGGACCTACTCAGAGGCCTTTACCTTACGTTGAACTTTATTGGGATCAAAACACCGACTATCTCTATGCGATAGGAATGAACTTGAGAGCACCGGTAATTATGGGTCAACCCTCAGACCTAGCCAGCTTTGCCTACCTTTCCTCTTATAACGAACAGACTGGATGTCCTAAGATGCTCCTAACTAAGGGACAAGCGCCATCTCAGTGCTATTCAAAGCTTAATAATGAGGGTGACACTTTCTCGTCTTAG